Proteins encoded in a region of the Phacochoerus africanus isolate WHEZ1 chromosome 8, ROS_Pafr_v1, whole genome shotgun sequence genome:
- the FAM43B gene encoding protein FAM43B produces MLPWRRNKFVLVEDEAKCKAKSLSPGLAYTSLLSSFLRSCPDLLPDWPLERLGRVFRSRRQKVELNREDPTYTVWYLGNAVTLHAKGDGCTDDAVGKIWARCGPGGGTKMKLTLGPHGIRMQPCERGGSGGSGSRRPAHAYLLPRITYCTADGRHPRVFAWVYRHQARHKAVVLRCHAVLLARAHKARALARLLRQTALAAFSDFKRLQRQSDARHVRQQHLRAGGAAASVPRAPLRRLLNAKCAYRPPPAERGRGAPRLSSIQEEDEDQDEEAEEREEGASQCERPEVLSLARELRTCSLRGAPAPPPASQPRRWKTGPRERAGQAR; encoded by the coding sequence ATGCTGCCCTGGAGACGTAACAAATTCGTGCTGGTGGAGGACGAGGCCAAGTGCAAGGCAAAGAGCCTGAGCCCGGGGCTCGCCTACACGTCGCTGCTCTCCAGCTTCCTACGCTCCTGCCCGGACCTGCTGCCCGACTGGCCGCTGGAACGACTGGGCCGCGTGTTCCGCAGCCGACGCCAGAAAGTGGAGCTCAACAGGGAGGACCCGACCTACACCGTGTGGTACCTAGGCAACGCCGTCACCCTGCACGCCAAGGGCGACGGCTGCACCGACGACGCCGTGGGCAAGATCTGGGCGCGCTGTGGGCCGGGCGGGGGCACCAAGATGAAGCTGACGCTGGGGCCGCACGGCATCCGCATGCAGCCGTGCGAGCGCGGCGGCTCGGGGGGCTCCGGGAGCCGCAGGCCGGCGCACGCCTACCTGCTGCCGCGCATCACCTACTGCACCGCGGACGGGCGCCACCCGCGCGTCTTCGCCTGGGTCTACCGCCACCAGGCGCGCCACAAGGCCGTGGTGCTGCGCTGCCACGCCGTGCTGCTGGCGCGGGCGCACAAGGCGCGCGCCCTGGCCCGCCTGCTCCGCCAGACCGCGCTGGCGGCCTTCAGCGACTTCAAGCGCCTGCAGCGCCAGAGCGACGCGCGCCACGTGCGCCAGCAGCACCTCCGCGCGGGGGGCGCCGCCGCCTCCGTACCCCGCGCCCCGCTGCGCCGACTGCTCAACGCCAAATGCGCCTACCGGCCGCCGCCCGCCGAGCGCGGCCGCGGGGCGCCGCGCCTCAGCAGCATCCAGGAGGAGGACGAGGACCAGGACGAGGAGGCGGAGGAGCGCGAGGAAGGAGCCTCCCAGTGCGAGAGGCCGGAGGTGCTCAGCTTGGCCCGGGAGCTGAGGACGTGCAGCCTTCGAGGCGCCCCGGCCCCCCCGCCGGCCTCGCAGCCCCGCCGCTGGAAGACCGGCCCCCGGGAGCGGGCGGGCCAGGCGCGCTGA